A portion of the Eubacterium maltosivorans genome contains these proteins:
- a CDS encoding TetR/AcrR family transcriptional regulator codes for MEYKKGKETKEKILSIVKQSFYEVGFKKTTMRSIADALGTNQALIYYYFDSKYELAHRIIDEHFYRASTVFKKYIDAEKDLFLFSLLLVRAVLREIYQNPRDLELYLHAYEKPYCDKSQVEYCMLACQEHGMSVDKKMAEIAVLSTTSVWSQLYFNAKLLSSPVDLDEIRDTTDILRWCYLGFSREEVTRKIKEAKQILETIPIQGIPLLGKGD; via the coding sequence ATGGAGTATAAAAAAGGCAAGGAAACAAAAGAAAAAATTTTAAGTATTGTCAAGCAGTCTTTTTATGAGGTGGGATTTAAAAAGACCACCATGCGTTCAATTGCAGACGCTCTGGGAACAAATCAGGCGTTGATCTATTATTATTTTGACAGTAAATATGAGCTGGCACACCGTATCATAGACGAGCATTTTTACAGGGCGTCAACAGTGTTTAAAAAATATATTGACGCGGAGAAGGATCTGTTTTTATTTTCTCTGCTGCTCGTCCGGGCAGTTTTAAGAGAGATATATCAAAATCCAAGGGATTTGGAGCTTTATCTTCACGCTTATGAAAAACCATATTGTGATAAATCGCAGGTTGAGTATTGTATGCTGGCGTGCCAGGAGCATGGGATGTCTGTGGATAAAAAAATGGCTGAGATCGCGGTGCTCTCGACAACCAGCGTCTGGAGCCAGCTTTATTTTAATGCAAAGCTGCTTTCCTCCCCGGTGGATCTGGACGAGATACGGGATACAACGGATATTTTAAGGTGGTGCTATCTGGGTTTCAGCAGAGAAGAAGTCACGCGAAAAATAAAAGAGGCAAAGCAGATTCTGGAAACTATCCCAATACAGGGTATCCCACTACTGGGAAAAGGGGATTAA
- a CDS encoding helix-turn-helix domain-containing protein, translated as MDNKVIGRHIREARLDKKLTQYQLAERVHITPNYLSMLERGTHLPKLETLITISEALEVPVSALLADFPVESFTSRIHFLSTAMEGLDDEQSKIVCDVIKVMTDGFKLKK; from the coding sequence ATGGATAATAAAGTTATTGGCAGGCATATTCGTGAAGCCCGTCTTGATAAAAAACTGACGCAGTACCAGCTCGCGGAACGTGTTCATATTACACCGAATTATCTGAGCATGCTGGAACGCGGCACCCATCTGCCCAAACTTGAAACACTCATCACTATCTCCGAAGCACTGGAGGTTCCTGTCAGCGCGCTTCTTGCCGATTTTCCCGTCGAGTCCTTTACCAGCCGGATTCACTTTCTGTCCACTGCAATGGAAGGGCTGGACGACGAGCAATCTAAAATCGTGTGCGATGTCATCAAGGTAATGACTGATGGCTTTAAATTGAAAAAATAG
- the holB gene encoding DNA polymerase III subunit delta', whose protein sequence is MFKAIIEQERFKKLLAGSLANHEVSHAYLFVGKKGIGKTMMALEFAKALLCRGDEKPCGACIPCEKIEHGNHPDVLITQPGKGESAIKIDQVRKLITTLPVKPFESDLRVSIIKGGDKMTPEAQNALLKSLEEPEPHNVFIITAENLEKMLNTIRSRCQVLSFEPVSDAGIREILRQKGYAPGEAVDQAVYSCEGSPGKALEFLENTELESLKIEALNVFYAILKGDTFKAFAFSEKIGKDKNASAEVLNFLLVWFHSMALFLEGAEDDGNPYYSWQVKYASVLTPRQNSRIAEILFEFMNTLQYNVNLRLQWESVLLKI, encoded by the coding sequence ATGTTTAAGGCAATTATTGAGCAGGAGCGGTTTAAAAAGCTTCTGGCGGGAAGCCTGGCTAATCATGAAGTGAGTCACGCCTATCTTTTTGTGGGAAAAAAAGGTATTGGCAAGACCATGATGGCCCTTGAATTTGCAAAAGCCCTTTTATGCCGGGGGGATGAAAAGCCCTGCGGCGCCTGTATTCCCTGTGAGAAGATTGAGCACGGCAACCATCCGGATGTTCTAATCACCCAGCCTGGAAAGGGCGAGAGCGCCATTAAAATTGATCAGGTCCGTAAGCTCATCACCACACTGCCGGTCAAGCCCTTTGAGAGCGATCTGCGGGTAAGCATCATAAAAGGCGGCGATAAAATGACACCGGAGGCCCAGAACGCTCTGTTGAAATCCCTGGAGGAGCCAGAACCTCACAATGTTTTCATCATTACAGCGGAGAATCTGGAAAAAATGCTGAACACCATCCGCTCACGCTGCCAGGTGCTGAGCTTTGAGCCGGTCTCGGACGCTGGCATCCGCGAAATTTTGAGGCAGAAGGGTTATGCGCCAGGCGAGGCGGTGGATCAGGCGGTCTACAGCTGCGAAGGATCGCCGGGAAAGGCTTTAGAATTTCTTGAAAATACTGAGCTGGAAAGCTTAAAAATTGAAGCATTAAATGTATTTTATGCTATACTTAAGGGAGATACCTTTAAGGCGTTCGCTTTCAGTGAAAAGATAGGGAAGGACAAAAACGCCAGCGCCGAGGTTCTGAATTTTCTGCTTGTCTGGTTTCACAGCATGGCGCTGTTTCTGGAAGGCGCAGAGGATGATGGGAATCCATATTATAGCTGGCAGGTAAAATACGCTTCGGTTTTGACGCCGCGTCAAAACAGCCGGATCGCAGAAATCCTTTTTGAGTTTATGAACACCCTGCAGTATAATGTCAACCTGAGGCTGCAGTGGGAAAGCGTCCTATTAAAAATATAA
- a CDS encoding MATE family efflux transporter produces the protein MDKYQLISQPVPKLFFQYLIPAVSGTMVSAVYILADTIIIGKGIGATALAALNIVLPLFNIIYGAGLLFGVGGSVLMSICRGRGHDEKGQWYFTAAFLLNLLAGILYISVFFIFEKKILVFLGGTPVTMPYIMSYAPYLSGGALFLCFSTFLQAFVRNDGAPRLAMTAVITGGIFNLIFDILLVFPLQMGMAGAALASVTGTALADCILLSHFFTKKNGLRFRFKGLTTLYFKTVFSNGFTSFLTEISTGIVIFVFNLQLLRYVGDIGVSAYGVISNTAYVVAAISNGISQAAQPILSTNYGASKFERIGEVRRIGIKTSLAICAIPAVFGIFAPGVFTHIFLNPTAEVLALSTSAIRIYFIGFFVIGINIFMINYFQSVARPKISFVLCLLRGCILNVLFVSVLPLFWGVNGIWMAAPLTEFTSLGIGVFLTKKISH, from the coding sequence ATGGACAAATATCAATTGATCTCACAACCTGTTCCAAAATTATTTTTTCAGTATCTGATCCCGGCTGTCAGTGGAACGATGGTGAGCGCGGTCTATATCTTGGCCGATACGATCATTATCGGAAAGGGAATTGGCGCAACAGCGCTGGCTGCCTTAAACATTGTCCTGCCACTGTTCAACATTATTTATGGTGCCGGCCTGCTGTTTGGCGTCGGTGGTTCTGTACTCATGTCCATTTGCAGAGGCCGGGGACATGATGAAAAAGGCCAATGGTATTTTACCGCTGCGTTTTTGCTTAATTTATTGGCCGGCATCCTTTATATCTCGGTCTTTTTTATCTTTGAAAAAAAAATTCTGGTTTTTTTAGGTGGAACACCCGTCACTATGCCGTATATTATGAGCTACGCGCCTTATCTGTCGGGCGGGGCTTTATTTCTTTGTTTTTCAACATTTCTTCAGGCTTTTGTCCGTAATGACGGTGCCCCCAGGCTGGCCATGACCGCGGTTATTACTGGCGGGATTTTTAATCTTATCTTCGACATTCTTCTGGTTTTCCCACTTCAAATGGGGATGGCGGGAGCCGCTCTGGCCAGTGTCACCGGAACAGCTCTGGCAGACTGTATATTGCTTTCTCACTTCTTCACAAAGAAAAACGGGCTGCGCTTCCGCTTTAAAGGTTTAACGACTTTATATTTTAAAACAGTCTTCAGCAATGGCTTTACCAGTTTTCTCACCGAAATCTCAACCGGTATTGTTATTTTTGTTTTTAACCTTCAGCTTTTACGCTATGTGGGCGACATCGGCGTCAGTGCATATGGCGTTATTTCAAACACTGCCTATGTTGTGGCCGCGATCAGCAACGGCATCAGTCAGGCTGCCCAGCCAATTTTATCCACAAACTACGGCGCCAGTAAGTTTGAACGCATCGGCGAGGTTCGCAGAATTGGGATTAAGACTTCCCTGGCAATCTGCGCCATCCCTGCTGTTTTCGGAATTTTTGCGCCAGGCGTGTTCACCCATATTTTTCTAAACCCTACGGCCGAGGTGCTGGCACTTTCAACCTCAGCCATACGCATCTACTTTATTGGATTTTTTGTCATTGGCATCAATATTTTTATGATCAACTATTTTCAGTCTGTTGCCCGTCCGAAAATTTCATTTGTTCTTTGCCTGCTAAGAGGTTGTATTCTCAATGTGCTGTTTGTTTCTGTATTACCCTTATTTTGGGGCGTAAACGGAATCTGGATGGCAGCGCCCCTGACTGAGTTTACCTCCCTTGGAATTGGTGTTTTTCTGACAAAAAAAATTTCTCACTAA
- a CDS encoding helix-turn-helix domain-containing protein encodes MNSKYLGQRLRQFRKDARLTQNQLAKKAGITPTYLSIIERGAQLPRLETFINLANILSVSADDLLMEDHAESRKETHTSFAIPSDNLSDEELTLVQDMVKLMCDHFKTTNH; translated from the coding sequence ATGAACAGTAAATACCTCGGGCAGCGGCTTCGCCAGTTTCGAAAAGACGCCCGTCTTACACAAAACCAGCTGGCTAAAAAAGCCGGTATCACCCCCACATACCTCAGTATCATTGAAAGGGGAGCGCAGCTGCCCCGGCTGGAAACTTTTATCAATCTGGCCAATATCCTGTCCGTTTCAGCCGACGATCTTCTGATGGAAGACCACGCAGAATCTCGCAAAGAAACGCACACTTCTTTCGCCATTCCGTCTGACAATCTGTCAGATGAGGAGCTCACTTTAGTGCAGGATATGGTCAAACTGATGTGTGACCATTTCAAAACAACAAATCACTGA
- the trxA gene encoding thioredoxin: MANIISVDMTNFESEVLNYTEGPVMVDFWAEWCGPCKALLPIIEEIAGEVPSTAKICKLNVDENTDLARQFHVMSIPTCVFLKDGSEVERFVGSRDKQEYIDTLKNL; this comes from the coding sequence ATGGCAAATATCATCTCTGTCGATATGACTAACTTTGAATCGGAAGTGCTGAACTATACGGAAGGCCCTGTCATGGTTGATTTTTGGGCTGAATGGTGTGGTCCCTGTAAGGCTCTCCTTCCGATCATCGAAGAAATCGCCGGCGAAGTCCCTTCAACCGCCAAAATCTGCAAGCTGAATGTAGATGAAAATACTGACCTGGCCAGACAGTTTCATGTCATGAGCATCCCGACCTGTGTATTCTTAAAGGACGGCAGTGAAGTCGAACGTTTCGTGGGAAGCCGCGATAAGCAGGAATACATTGATACCCTAAAAAATTTATAA
- a CDS encoding sigma-54 interaction domain-containing protein — MGKINKEFGIDEEYLEYLRSIPVDVYIKILENCSSDVYVMDKEGKIIYVNPNSIRHYGVDPKEMIGQNNYSFRKGKWTPTALEKCVMEKRTVFAEQNYLLIGKSVSTVLTPIFDKDGEIEMVVTIANELPEKYDMTWRKLDGEKSKAGSKSKTHTIEAEDGKDDDEIVGQSYIFCKILLTIKKVSESDVPILLTGESGVGKTLIAEYVHKTSLRASKPFWAINCATIPENLLESELFGYAPHAFTGASAKGKVGLVELADGGTLFLDEIGEMAPGLQAKLLDVLENKRFIQVGGSEMKHVDIRIVAATNANLEKLVAEKKFRSDLYWRINTINIEIPALRERREDILPLTAYFLKKYNKKYGKDIDFSPKSMAILIAYDWPGNIRQLKNLIERTVLLSTSGPVAPKDLPEFMIEGTAMVEETYKESYDYILESVGKQLIRESYKKYRNMKKVAEDLDISHSKAFRLVSEYCKDLMKK, encoded by the coding sequence ATGGGAAAAATAAACAAAGAATTTGGAATTGATGAAGAGTACCTGGAATATCTCCGTTCCATTCCGGTGGACGTCTATATTAAAATTTTGGAAAACTGTTCATCAGATGTATATGTGATGGACAAAGAGGGAAAGATTATTTACGTTAATCCCAACTCCATCCGCCATTATGGGGTAGACCCTAAAGAAATGATCGGTCAGAACAACTATTCCTTCAGAAAAGGGAAGTGGACGCCAACAGCTTTAGAAAAATGTGTCATGGAAAAACGTACTGTCTTTGCAGAGCAGAACTATCTGCTCATTGGAAAAAGCGTTTCAACTGTGCTTACACCCATTTTTGATAAGGACGGCGAAATCGAAATGGTTGTGACCATTGCCAATGAACTCCCTGAAAAATATGACATGACCTGGCGAAAGCTGGATGGTGAAAAGAGCAAGGCCGGCAGCAAGAGTAAAACACACACAATAGAGGCGGAGGATGGCAAGGATGATGATGAGATTGTCGGACAAAGCTATATTTTCTGCAAAATTCTGCTGACCATTAAAAAAGTTTCAGAGTCCGACGTCCCAATCCTTTTAACGGGAGAGTCAGGGGTAGGCAAGACACTGATTGCCGAATATGTGCATAAAACAAGTCTGAGGGCTTCAAAGCCGTTCTGGGCTATCAACTGTGCCACAATCCCGGAAAACCTTCTGGAATCAGAACTATTTGGTTATGCGCCCCATGCCTTTACAGGGGCCAGCGCAAAGGGAAAGGTCGGTCTTGTGGAGCTGGCCGACGGCGGCACGTTGTTTCTTGATGAAATCGGTGAGATGGCGCCAGGGCTTCAGGCCAAGCTGCTGGACGTTTTGGAAAACAAGCGTTTCATCCAGGTAGGGGGCAGTGAAATGAAGCATGTGGATATCCGCATTGTGGCCGCCACCAACGCAAATCTTGAAAAGCTGGTCGCTGAAAAGAAGTTCCGTTCAGACCTGTACTGGCGGATCAATACCATCAATATTGAGATTCCTGCACTCAGAGAACGCCGGGAGGATATTCTGCCTCTGACAGCCTATTTTCTGAAAAAATATAATAAAAAATATGGAAAGGACATTGATTTTTCGCCAAAGTCCATGGCGATCCTCATCGCCTACGACTGGCCGGGCAACATACGGCAGCTGAAAAATCTTATTGAACGTACGGTTCTTCTGTCCACCAGTGGTCCCGTTGCGCCGAAGGATTTGCCGGAATTTATGATTGAGGGCACCGCTATGGTAGAGGAAACCTACAAGGAAAGCTATGATTATATTCTGGAAAGCGTTGGGAAACAGCTGATCCGTGAGTCCTATAAAAAGTACAGAAATATGAAAAAAGTCGCGGAAGATCTGGACATCAGCCACTCCAAGGCTTTTCGGCTGGTGAGTGAATACTGTAAGGATTTAATGAAAAAATAG
- a CDS encoding trimethylamine methyltransferase family protein produces MKKYSHYVSKETIERIHEQSLRVLKEIGVRFENPRALDLLAKNGVKLDGCIAYFDEETVVNAMKLAPSVFELTSNTKGNLTIGNESRITMPSGGPVYITENGVIRKTVNQDIINFLKLTSTSDEIGYQYIDFLPNDDHLNEDQKIYASEALLLKYGKQPACIDPDTFLMDEGKIYNATLKSIDLIRKFEGIEDHEKHINSFCVNSISPLCYDFAPLEKMFAFCEQNQPLWFSPCAMPGMTAPPSVMATLVMTNAEILAINALAQMIKPGVPVIYGNTSASTNLRTLLLSFGAPETMLMCYATAAMSDFYDVPCRTGGAQSDAKDTDYQSGAESMFMIQSCMECGTDLIYHASGMMGSMNLYSYEKFILDEECIAFARRMVQGIDPSEEKVCFDALKKAGPRGSFITGRTPKMYREEFYLPKYFNKQDVNVWQNEGSHSVLEVARKAVDERIESYVQPDITKEQQELLNPYLPPEYKESI; encoded by the coding sequence ATGAAAAAGTATAGCCATTATGTTTCAAAGGAAACCATTGAACGTATTCACGAGCAGTCTCTGCGCGTATTGAAAGAAATCGGCGTGCGCTTTGAAAACCCGCGCGCGCTGGATCTTCTGGCCAAAAACGGCGTCAAGCTTGACGGCTGCATCGCCTATTTTGATGAGGAAACCGTCGTAAACGCCATGAAGCTTGCTCCTTCCGTTTTTGAATTAACCTCAAATACCAAGGGCAATCTGACCATCGGCAATGAAAGCCGTATTACCATGCCCAGCGGCGGCCCAGTCTACATTACTGAAAACGGCGTTATCCGTAAAACTGTTAACCAGGATATCATCAATTTTCTTAAATTAACTTCGACCAGCGATGAAATCGGTTATCAATACATTGATTTTCTCCCTAACGACGACCATTTAAACGAAGATCAAAAAATTTACGCCTCCGAAGCGCTGTTGCTGAAATACGGCAAACAGCCGGCCTGTATTGATCCCGACACCTTTTTAATGGACGAGGGCAAAATTTACAACGCCACTTTAAAAAGCATTGACCTCATCCGTAAATTTGAAGGTATTGAAGACCACGAAAAACACATCAACTCCTTCTGCGTCAATTCTATCTCGCCGCTTTGCTATGATTTTGCCCCCCTTGAAAAAATGTTTGCCTTCTGCGAACAAAACCAGCCACTTTGGTTCTCTCCCTGTGCCATGCCCGGCATGACTGCCCCTCCGTCGGTTATGGCAACACTGGTGATGACTAACGCTGAAATTCTGGCCATTAACGCACTCGCACAGATGATTAAGCCTGGTGTTCCGGTTATTTATGGCAACACCTCCGCCTCCACAAACCTGCGCACCCTGCTCCTCAGCTTCGGTGCGCCTGAAACTATGCTCATGTGCTACGCCACAGCTGCCATGTCCGACTTTTACGATGTTCCCTGCCGTACCGGCGGCGCACAGTCTGACGCTAAAGATACCGATTACCAGTCCGGCGCGGAATCCATGTTCATGATCCAGTCCTGTATGGAATGCGGTACTGATCTGATCTACCACGCAAGCGGCATGATGGGCAGTATGAACCTTTACAGCTATGAAAAATTTATTCTGGATGAAGAGTGTATCGCTTTTGCAAGAAGAATGGTTCAGGGAATTGATCCTTCTGAAGAAAAAGTCTGCTTCGACGCATTGAAAAAGGCTGGTCCTCGAGGTTCCTTTATCACCGGAAGAACTCCCAAAATGTACCGTGAAGAGTTCTATCTGCCTAAATATTTTAACAAACAGGATGTTAATGTCTGGCAAAACGAAGGCTCACACTCTGTTTTAGAGGTTGCCCGGAAAGCGGTTGACGAAAGAATCGAATCCTATGTACAGCCGGATATTACCAAGGAACAGCAGGAATTATTGAACCCATACCTTCCACCAGAATACAAAGAAAGCATATAG
- a CDS encoding dTMP kinase: protein MENKGQLIVIEGVDGSGKQTQTEKLYDRLKREGQHVMKVSYPRYDKESSAMVRLYLSGAFGNDPDSISPYIASTFYAADRYASYKEDYEAFYKDGGIVIADRYTTSNMVHQAGKISDPEERGRFMDWLSDYEFNKMELPVPDAVFFLNIPPEINFKLMEGRANKITGKAEKDIHEKSPEHLIHAYQNALELIEKYSWTEIVCVAEGRLRSIEDIHEEIYERVMTSGTV from the coding sequence ATGGAAAATAAAGGACAGCTGATTGTCATCGAGGGTGTTGACGGCAGCGGTAAGCAGACACAGACAGAAAAGCTCTACGACCGCCTGAAAAGGGAGGGACAGCATGTTATGAAGGTTTCCTATCCCCGTTACGATAAGGAGTCCTCCGCCATGGTACGGCTGTACCTGTCCGGCGCCTTTGGCAATGACCCGGACAGCATCAGTCCTTACATCGCCTCGACCTTTTACGCAGCTGACCGTTATGCCTCCTACAAGGAAGATTACGAGGCCTTTTACAAGGACGGCGGCATCGTGATCGCTGATCGGTACACTACTTCCAATATGGTTCATCAGGCGGGTAAAATCAGCGATCCGGAGGAGCGCGGCCGTTTTATGGACTGGCTGTCAGATTATGAGTTTAACAAGATGGAGCTGCCTGTACCAGACGCGGTTTTCTTTTTGAATATACCGCCGGAAATTAACTTTAAGCTGATGGAGGGCCGCGCCAATAAAATCACGGGTAAAGCGGAGAAAGATATACACGAAAAAAGCCCGGAGCACCTGATCCACGCGTATCAGAATGCCCTTGAGCTCATTGAGAAGTATAGTTGGACAGAGATCGTATGTGTTGCGGAGGGCAGACTCCGGAGTATTGAGGATATACACGAAGAAATATATGAAAGGGTGATGACAAGTGGAACGGTTTGA
- a CDS encoding DUF362 domain-containing protein, with the protein MAYKITDECIACGSCADQCPVEAISEGSIYEIDEALCTDCGSCADQCPVEAIVPED; encoded by the coding sequence ATGGCTTACAAAATCACAGACGAATGTATCGCTTGCGGTTCTTGTGCAGATCAATGTCCAGTAGAAGCAATTTCTGAAGGTTCTATCTATGAAATTGATGAAGCTTTATGTACAGATTGCGGTTCTTGCGCAGATCAGTGCCCAGTAGAAGCAATTGTACCTGAAGACTAA
- a CDS encoding PSP1 domain-containing protein: protein MAKSVVGVRFKKVGKIYYFDPQNLEVEQYDHVIVETVRGVEYGEVALGPREIEDDLITAPIKPVIRKATDKDTADFERLKRKEIEAKDIFIEKAKAHKLEMKLIDVEYTFDKKKAIFYFTADGRVDFRDLVKDLAAVFKVRIELRQIGVRDEAKIFKGLGVCGRTTCCAQWLGDFTPVSIKMAKEQNLSLNSTKISGICGRLLCCLTYEQEFYEEVTKKMPRVGQQVITPDGEGEVFKLSILEETVFVKMQLEKDETEVRKYLLADIQKKKQEKKPERKPERKREKKSEKKPEKGKKDK from the coding sequence ATGGCAAAATCAGTGGTTGGAGTCCGATTTAAAAAAGTCGGTAAAATTTATTATTTTGATCCACAGAATCTGGAAGTAGAGCAGTACGACCATGTCATAGTTGAGACTGTCCGCGGCGTGGAATACGGAGAGGTTGCCCTGGGGCCGAGGGAGATCGAGGATGATTTGATCACAGCGCCCATCAAGCCCGTTATCAGGAAAGCCACCGATAAAGATACAGCGGATTTTGAGCGGCTGAAGCGCAAGGAAATTGAGGCCAAGGATATTTTTATCGAAAAGGCAAAAGCCCACAAGCTTGAGATGAAGCTCATTGATGTGGAGTATACCTTTGATAAGAAGAAGGCGATCTTTTACTTTACGGCTGACGGCCGTGTGGATTTTAGAGATCTGGTCAAGGATTTGGCAGCTGTGTTTAAGGTGCGCATTGAGCTGCGCCAGATCGGTGTTCGGGATGAGGCTAAGATATTTAAGGGTTTGGGTGTATGCGGCAGAACGACCTGCTGTGCCCAGTGGCTTGGGGATTTTACCCCCGTGTCTATTAAAATGGCCAAGGAACAAAACCTATCGCTGAATTCCACCAAAATATCCGGTATCTGCGGCAGGCTTTTGTGCTGCCTGACCTACGAACAGGAGTTTTATGAGGAAGTCACCAAGAAGATGCCGAGAGTCGGCCAGCAGGTCATTACACCGGACGGCGAGGGCGAGGTTTTTAAGTTAAGCATCCTTGAGGAAACAGTTTTTGTCAAAATGCAGCTGGAAAAGGATGAAACCGAAGTTCGAAAATATCTGTTAGCGGATATTCAGAAGAAAAAGCAGGAAAAAAAGCCCGAGCGCAAGCCTGAGCGGAAACGCGAAAAAAAATCAGAAAAAAAACCTGAAAAAGGCAAAAAAGATAAATAA
- a CDS encoding aminotransferase class I/II-fold pyridoxal phosphate-dependent enzyme yields the protein MKKRLLYTRLQELSDRGALRFHMPGHKGNFCFDNENWATLDVTEIPGADNLHDPSDILLKVQKKLAEAYGSEEACILVNGTTTGIQSAIMGVCREGESLLVPLNCHRSVYAGLALGRIKGVYFEPEYDARLGFGKCISLEQVEKNLREHPEVKGMILVNPTYYGTVSDVAAIAELLHKKGKVLIVDEAHGAHLRFCAELPPDAVSCGADIVIQSTHKLLGAFTQSSLLHMQGPLVERSRVKKFLAMLQSSSPSYLLMMSVENAVDEACEKGETVFKTIAERWDFYQKRTGVGDCIALYTPEDGQPYDKSKWLLMVKNGKGTAVEKRLLTEYNIQCEMSGFNYVLAMTGIGTAAGELDQLMAAVADMNRDCPEVSELPDAGFVSVWKHEEKYPLWQALYNMETGRLPLEDAAGSAAAGFVIPYPPGIPVLLPGSLVTEETVAELLRRRRNGEAVVGIDSGGMIEVILNSSF from the coding sequence ATGAAAAAACGACTTTTATATACAAGATTACAAGAACTCAGTGACAGAGGGGCTTTGCGGTTTCATATGCCCGGGCACAAGGGAAATTTTTGTTTTGATAATGAAAACTGGGCAACTCTGGATGTCACAGAGATACCTGGCGCGGATAACCTGCACGATCCCTCCGATATTCTTTTAAAGGTTCAGAAAAAGCTGGCAGAAGCTTACGGGTCGGAGGAGGCCTGTATTCTGGTAAACGGCACCACAACCGGCATACAGAGTGCCATTATGGGTGTTTGCAGAGAAGGCGAGAGCCTTCTGGTGCCGTTAAACTGCCACCGTTCTGTTTATGCAGGGCTGGCCCTGGGCAGGATAAAAGGTGTTTATTTTGAACCGGAATACGATGCGCGGCTGGGCTTTGGAAAATGTATTTCTCTGGAACAGGTAGAAAAAAATCTGCGGGAGCACCCAGAGGTAAAGGGGATGATACTGGTCAATCCCACCTATTATGGCACGGTCAGTGATGTTGCTGCCATTGCTGAGCTGCTTCATAAAAAAGGCAAGGTGCTGATCGTGGATGAAGCCCACGGGGCACACCTGAGGTTTTGTGCTGAGCTGCCGCCGGACGCGGTGAGTTGCGGAGCAGATATTGTCATTCAGAGCACGCATAAGCTTTTAGGCGCTTTTACCCAGAGCTCTCTGCTTCACATGCAGGGGCCCCTGGTAGAAAGAAGCCGTGTTAAAAAATTTCTGGCCATGCTTCAGTCCTCCAGTCCCAGCTATCTGCTGATGATGAGTGTGGAAAACGCGGTGGACGAAGCCTGCGAAAAGGGAGAAACTGTTTTTAAAACCATTGCGGAGCGTTGGGATTTTTATCAGAAACGGACAGGGGTGGGCGACTGCATTGCTCTGTATACTCCGGAGGATGGGCAGCCCTACGATAAAAGCAAGTGGCTGCTGATGGTAAAGAACGGAAAGGGCACTGCTGTTGAAAAGCGGCTGCTAACAGAGTATAACATTCAGTGTGAGATGTCTGGATTTAACTATGTGCTGGCCATGACTGGAATCGGCACTGCAGCCGGCGAACTGGATCAGCTGATGGCAGCAGTGGCAGACATGAACAGAGACTGTCCAGAAGTCTCTGAGCTGCCGGATGCTGGATTTGTCAGTGTCTGGAAGCACGAGGAAAAATATCCCCTGTGGCAGGCGCTCTACAATATGGAAACCGGGCGGCTGCCTTTGGAGGACGCAGCAGGCAGTGCCGCAGCGGGCTTTGTCATCCCGTATCCTCCGGGGATACCAGTGCTGCTGCCTGGGAGTCTGGTGACAGAAGAAACCGTGGCGGAGCTCTTAAGACGGCGGAGAAACGGCGAAGCGGTTGTGGGAATAGACAGTGGGGGAATGATTGAAGTCATTCTCAATTCTTCGTTTTAA